CAGATGCAGGCGCGCCTCGTCACGGGCGACATCTCGCGGGTATACCGCGGGGCGGACCTCAAATACAGCGGCTGGCAGCGAAGCAGTTTCTGCACGCCGGAGGCGCTGTTCGAGGAGATGGATTTCCCGATTCCCGGCTACACGCCACGGACGCTCAAATCGTCCCTGACGCCCGCCGAGTCGCTGGAATTCCTCAAGGAAACCGTCCGGAAGGCGTGCGGCGACGTATCAGAAAGGACGCTCCTGATAATGCTGGGCTGAAGAAAAATGCGTAACTTTGAGCCATGGAATACCTGTCGAAGCAGAAATACGACGAGATTGCGGCCGAGTTGAAGCATCTGATCAACGAGGTCTATCCCAAGGTGCAGGACGAACTCGCGGAGGCCAGCGCCCAGGGAGACCGGAGCGACAATGCCGGATATCGTGAAGCAAGGCGGATCCAGGGGAAAACCATCAGCCGGATCCGTTTCCTGCAGAAGGTTCTGGAATATTCACGCGTGATCGATCCCGACGCGCTCCCCAAAGACCGGGTCAGCCTGCTGAGCCGGGTCGAATTCACGAACCTCGCGACAAGCAAACGCATGAAATTCGAGATCGTCAGCCCCCACGAGATGGACCTGGAAGCCGGCAAGATTTCGCTGAAATCCCCGATCGGCGCCGCCCTGATGGGCAAGAAGGTCGGCGAAATCGCCGAGGCCCACGTCCCTTCGGGAGTCCTGCGCCTGCGGATCGACAGCATCTCGTTCGACTGAAAGTTATGCCATGTGAATACCCTAAATCGAACTATTATATTAACAATACAATATGAAAACCTTAGTCAAAAACTTCATCGCACTTGTGTGCGCATTCGTCTGCACAGCTTGCAGTCAGCAAACGATCGAGCAGAAGCTCGACGCTTATTTCGACGCTCTTGACGGGCATTTTATGGGAAGTGTTGTGGTCCGACAAGATGGAAAGACCATTTATCAACGCTCGCTGGGCTGGGCCGATGTCGAGAATCGGATTCCCGCGACAGCTGAGACGCAGTACCGAATCGGGTCGATTTCGAAGACCTTCACGGCGGTGCTGGTGATGAAGGCCGCCGCCGAAGGACGTCTGTCGCTCAACGACCCCATTGCCAAGTATTTCCCCGACGCGCAGATACCTAACGCAGAACAGGTTACCATTGACCAACTATTGCAGCACCGCAGCGGTTTGGTGGATATTGTCAATGACAGGACGTTCGAGTATTTGACCTATTATACCACACCGCAGACGCGCCGACAGATCCTTGAACGCGTGGCTGCCGCCGGCACGAACTTTCAGCCTGGCAGCGAGTTCCGCTACAGCAATACCGGCTACAACTTGTTGGGCTACATTCTTGAAGATGTGTGGGAGAAACCATACGCTGAGATTGTCAACGAGCAGATTGTCGGCTTGTTAAATTTGCAGCACACACGCTTCAGCGAGGCCGTTGAACCGCTGCGCGGCGACGCCCGCTCATATACGTTACTCGACAATTGGCAGGTTCAGCCCGAGACCGATGCCTCGGTGGCCATTGGCGCAGGCGCGATGGCTTCAACGCCCGCAGAGCTTGCAAAATTTGGTGAGGCCCTGGTCGGCGATGTATTCGGCGACAGCATCTTTGAGCAGATGAAGCAGGTTAAAGACGCCTACGGACGCGGCCTCGTGGAGTTCACCTACGGCGACCAAACCGGCTACGGCCACGCTGGCCTGATCGACGGATTCTCGTCTAAACTTATTGTGTTCGACAATGTCACAATCGCTTTTTGCTCAAACGGCGCCGACTACGATACGGACCAGATCATTCCAAATGTTCTTAACGCTCTGAACGGCAAAGAAATAGAGCTTCCGGATTTCAATAGGTATATTGAGCTTACGCCCGAGCAACTTGCCTCATACACAGGCGTTTATAGGTGCGATGCACTCTCGATGGAAGTCACTGTCAATGTTGCAGGCTCCCGCTTGAGCGTACAGGCCGCCGGGCAGCCGTCGTTCCCGCTTGACGCCGTTTCAGCCGACCAATTCGAGAATGAGTCCATGGGCGTTTCCATTACCGTCGCGGCCGACCGTAAAACGATCACTCTCAATCAAATGGGACAGCAAATCGAGTTTGTGAGAGTTGGCGATGCCGTTCCCGAAATAAGCATTCATTAAAATCTCGTGACCGATGCCCGATAGTATTCTTCACTTCAACGGAGAATGGAGAAGTTACCAGAAAAGGATTCTGGATGACTTGGACTTTCACCTGCGTGACGACAAGCTTCACGTGGTGGCGGCTCCGGGTGCAGGGAAAACCACGCTGGGCATCGAGGTCATTTCGCGTTTGAATCGGCCTTCTCTGATCCTCTGCCCGACGAATACCATCAAGAACCAATGGAAGGAGCGGATCAGAACCTCTTTCCTTCAGGAAAAGGACTATGGTATTGTCTCTACCGATATCCATAAACCGGGTTATATCACCGTCATAACGTATCAGGCACTGCTGGCCGCGTTTTGCGGTTTTGACGATGAAACTGAAGACAATCGGCCAGAGGATGAGGAGAGGACGGAGAAAGAATACACTATCACCGCATCCAGCCGATTCCGGATGGAAAAGGCCGAAGATATAATCGGCATTCTCGAATCGGCCAAAGTATCCCTGCTTTGTTTTGACGAAGCGCACCACTTACGGAAAGAATGGTGGAAAGCGTTGACCTATCTTAACGAACATCTGAAGCCGGAGCAGACATTGGCCCTGACCGCTACCCCGCCCTATGATGCGGATCTCAATGAATGGAAGCGGTATCAAGCGCTCTGCGGCGACATCGACGAGGTGATTTCCATTCCGGAACTCGTGAAAAACGGGGATCTGTGCCCACACCAGGATTTCATCCATTTTTCCCAGCTTCATCAGCGTGAACGGGAGTTGCTCGAGAGACATCGGCAGAACGTCAACGTATTGATGGAGAAGTTGAGGGAAGACACGCGGCTGCAGGATCTTTTGTCGAAGATGCGTTTTCTTCAAGCGTCGGACGAAGATACGGAAGCCATCCTGGAATCACCGGACTTCTATGTGTCCATCGCCGCCCTATTGAATGAAAATGGGTACGCGATTCCCAGTCGCTTCCTGGATCTGTTCGACGCTTCCGCGGGAGACATTCCCCGATTTGACATCAAGCAGGCGACGGTTTTCCTGAACGGATTCATCCATGTCGAGAATGAGGAATGGAAGGATCTGGAAGCCATCAAGAGCGAGTATTTCAACTTGGCCAAGAGAACGGGATTGACTGACGGTAAGAGAGTCGTGCTGGACGGGAATGACAAGTTCTGCCGGCAAATCGCTGGCAGCATCGGGAAACTGGATTCCATCGTCAGCATCGTCGATTTGGAAAGCAGTCTGTTGAAGGATAACCTGCGGATGGTCATCCTGGCTGATTTTATCCGGATGAACGATACGGACTGCTCCACGCTGGGGGTAGTGCCCATCTGGCGGAAACTGAAGGACATATTCCGGGACAGGATCTCATTGGGCGTCCTGTGCGGTTCGCTGATCCTGCTGCCCAAAAACATCATCGGAAGGCTTCAGAAGCTGATTTCAGACAACGGTATTGCCGATGATGCCATTTCCATAGATCGTTTCGGGGCCGATGACAACTACGTTCGGATCGTTCCGAGAGAAGGCATCCGAAACCATATTGTCCGCCTGGTGACGGATATGTTCAATGCCGGTGACCTGACGGTGCTCGTGGGCACGCAGGCGCTGCTGGGAGAAGGATGGGACGCCCCATCAATCAATTCATTGATCCTCTCCAGTACGGTAAGTTCCTATATGCTTTCCAACCAGATGCGGGGACGGGCCATCCGCATCGACAGAAATCACCCGGACAAGGTGTCAAACATCTGGCATCTTGCTACATACGATCCTAAGTTTGGAAACTTTTCTTTCGATCTGTCGCAGCTGGCCACCCGTTTCGAAGGGTATGAGGCCCCCTCCTATTTCGGCAAACATGAAATTGTCTCGGGAATCGAAAGGGTTTTGATCCCAAATCTGCTAGGTGTTCCTGAAACCAACATCGCCCTTGCCAAGAACAGGGATTTGACCCGTAGATGGTGGAAAGATGCCCTATACACAGGTTATGGGAACACCCCGCCCATCGGGCTCTCCACTGGTGTGCAGGCCGAGGCGCTGACAGTAAAGTCTCTACGGTATACCGGATATATGTACTATATCTGGCTCCTGCTTCCTTTAGCCATGTTCCTGTTTTACCGGCCTAATCCGGTCCGAGGTATCGTATTGGCGGTCGTTGTCCTCCTCATCGGCATCATCGCATGGCACTTCTGCAGGACAGGGACGGTGGAAGGTGTCATGAAACAGATTGCCATCGTCATTTTAGAAACCCTTTCCGATCAGGGTCTCATCAAGACTTCCATCAAGCAAGTTGGGCTGAAGGTCCATGACGAGAATGGTGAGCTGTTTGTTTCATGTGCCAATCTCCCCGCCGATGAGAACAATCTGTTCATCCAGTCCTTGCAAGAGTTCCTTGACCCGGTGGAGAACCCTCGGTACTTGCTAGTTAAGCGTTCACGCTTCTTGAAACGGATCAGACAGACGGATTATTTCGCCATCCCCTCCGCGATTTCTCCCAACAAAAAAGGCGTCGAGATATTCAAGGGACTCTGGAAGCTATATATCGGCGATTGCGACATCATCTACACAAGGAGTGCTGAGGGCCGAAGAGTATTGCTGAAAGCGCGAAAATACGCTTTCTCCGCTATCAAAAAGAAAGCATCCAAACGCCTCTCCAAGTGGCAATAGTTTTTTCCCGGAGACTTTGAACCACACTTGAACCACGCATCGTGTAACTCATTAATAATCAACGAATTTATTATTCCTCATCGGAAAATAGCCATCCCGCTTGACCTCATCCTCATACAAGCCTTTATTTGAGGGCAAAACGGCCGACAACAGCTCTTCCCGGGAAAACACCTTCCCCCGGTTCTCAAGGAAAAGCTTCAGGAGTTCATATTGGTCTTCGTGGCCTTGAAATAGACGATGGACCCTTCCTTGTGGAACTCGTCCAGGGTGTAGCCTTTTTCCAGCCGTGCCTGCAAGGAGCCGAAGGTCTCGAACGGCGGGGTGAACCACCCTTTCCGGGACAGGATGCGGTCCATCAGCCAGTCGGTCCGGCGGGACTCTCCCCGGATGCAGAAGCAACCCACCAGGCCGCCGCCTGCCTTCAGGACCCGGTCCACCTCGGAATAGGCCTTCTCCTTGTCCGGGAAGGCATGGAACCCGTTCATCGTGAGGACCAGGTCGAAGGCACCGTCGTCGAAGGGGAGCGCCCCCACGTCTCCCTGCACCAGCCGGACATTTCCGATTCCCGCCTGCGCGAAACGCTCCTTCGCCTGCGCGAGCATGTCGGCGCTGTAGTCCAGGCAGGTGAGGTCCGCCATTTCCAGCGCAGCGTATTTCGCCGCCGTGAAGACACCGGTCCCGACGGGGACGTCCAGCAGCCTGCCGGAGAAGTCGTCCGGGATATAGGAAAGCACTTTCCGAGCGATTGCGTTGTCATCGACGCCGCCCCAGAAAATGTCCATATAGAGCCGGCTCCACCAGGTCGCGCGGGTCAGGACGTCGTCGTAGATATTCCGCGACTGCCGGTAGGAGTCCCGGATCCTGTCTCCCCTCTTCCGGGGAAACCACGGCCAGGTGCGGTTCACGCGCTTGCAGTAGGCTTCGTACTCGGCACCGTAGCGGTCGCGGAGCCATTTCTCCTCCGTCAGGCTCATCATCAGGGCCATCAGCCCCCAGAAGATGAAAGGCAGCACCAGCAGCCAGAGGTTGCCGGCAAACAGGGACGCGCCGATGCAGATGAACATCCAGCCCACATAGAGGGGGTTGCGCACCCACGCATAGATACCGTCCGTGCAAAGGCGGTTATTCTTGATGGCATCGTCGATCTTGTCAAAGAAGAAGGCATAGACCCAGATGAAGGCACCCAGCAGGATGGCCAGGATGCCGAGGACAAGCATGGGGGTCTTGAGCGCCGGGATGATTCCGCTGTCCAGGCAGCCCCGGGCCGAAAGGATCATGCCGACGGCCGTAAGGATGGCAATGATGGCCACGTAATAGGGCCCGATGCCGAAAAAAGGAAGATGGTCTCTCTGTTTCATGACGCCGCAAAGGTATAGGAAAGACCTTGCAACCGGGTTGCAATCGACCGGCACGCCGCCGATTCCGATTCAGCAATGCTCAAAGATAAAGCGAATGAAATCCGAAATCGTCAGCTCACCACGAGATGGACCTCGAGGCAGGCAAGGTCGATTCTTTTGGACTCTCCGGAGGATTGTTGAAGAGGACCATTTCCCAGAGCTTCATCGTGTAAACCTCTTCGTGTCGGCTGAGGTAGTCTGTCATATAAGCTTTGATGGTGTCGATATAGTCCGGGTCGATGGCTTCTTCTATCGTGATGGGCCCGATCCTGTTAGTCGAATCATGGCGTTTTCCGTATTCCTGATAATAGAGTGGAAGGCCTTCCAGACACGACAGGTCATAGGTGAAAGCGCCGTCTCTGGTCATCGTGAGGGGGATCATCACGGGCGCATCGAGTATTTCCCAAATCACGTCGTCTCCATTCGCCGTAACAATATAACTGAACCGAGTCTTGAGGTTGTCGACAGCCCCGGGCAGAGAGGGGGACTCACCGCAAAGTGACCAAAGGACCTTGCCGTCCCGGTCATAGGAGCGGGCAAAAGCATAATTCCGAAATTCCCGATAATCTACTTTCTGCAGCTCGGCGAGTCCGCCGATACATTGGTACGCACATCGCTCGCCGGCTATGTAGAACGTACAAGTGTCACCGGAAACAGTAAGCTTATTCCTGCGTGCTTTTGTCCACTTGGAATAAGCCTTATGTTTCAACTCGACTTGGTAGAGTACGCCTATATCTGAATCTGCAATTTCAACATCATGTCGATATTTTTCCAAACAGAAGTCGTGAAGTTCTTTCTTGTCTTTTGGATATCTCCCATAAATCACCCGATGCAGGAAGATCACCTCTCCCAGATTTACGATACCTCCGGCGCCATAAACCTCTCCATTCTCATCAATGAAGCGTATCTGTCCAACGTGGCGTATCTGTCCGAAAGAAGGAAAGCAGAACGCAGATAGCAGCAAAACAAGCAGGAAGACTTTTTTCATAGAATTAAATCCTTTATCTCTGTTAAAGATAGACACAAATCCCCATTTCTCAAAGACTTCCGTCTTCTATAACCGGATTTACTTCATCGGATTCTTCTTCGCCTTAGGCTTGGGCAGAGCCGGCAAAGTAGTTTTGATAAGACTCACCAGATAGTCCTGGTCATCCACATCGGCAATGTAGAAATAGTCCTTCGCCCCGTCGTACGGCGGCCGGAGGATGACATCCTTCAGGACTGCCCTGCCGGGTTCCGTCACCTTCACGTAGAGGTTGTTGTCACAGATCAGCCCGAAGAGAACGCCGTCACAATAGGCACAATAGTCTCCCATCATCTTCTTGACTGCTATCTCCCCAGCGCCGGAGCATTGGTCGATGATGTATTGAACGAAGTCCGGATTACAGGCCATAATTAAAAAGATTCCAAATTCTTCTCGCCCGATGATTACTTTTTGTTCTTCTCTTCCGCCTGATAAGAAAGAACCATGCTGAGTATCAGCAGAACGCAGGTTATCACCCCAAGAATCCTTGCGAAAACAATGCCCGGGGAAACAATCCAGAAAACAAGAAGGATGGCCGACAGAACAATCAGGGCAACTTGAAATTTTTGTCTCGTATTCATTCGCAGGTCTTATTTATCTGAACAAAGATAAGCATTTCCAAGCATCCACAAAAGAGGACCTGTTTGTGAGCGAAAGCATCACGTTCTATTAACGGTCCGGGCGATGAATCTTTCCATCTCCCGGCAGATGGTGTCGCTCGCATAATGATGGACATAATGTCCGCAATCGAGCAAGACCATTTCAGCGTGCATCTGCCCGGCGAATCTCTGACAATTGGCCCGCCAGTTCGAAGAAACTTCCTTCCCGTTGGAGACAAACATCAGGATCGGGCAGTCTATTCCGCCGGCAGTTTCGACCGCTTCGGCATTCCCGATCACCGCTTCCGCCTCTTTGACGTAACATCCGTTAAAAGCATTCCTTTTCCAAAGCTGACGCTGCCGGCAGATCTCTTCTTTCGTCAATCCCCGGGTATTCAGCGGGAACCAGAACAGTAATCCCCGCTCAAGGCATTTACGCATCCGTTTCATGAGCCGGATGCGCCGGGCGACCATTTCAGGGCCCCATTCCCCGTAGGTAATGGGCGTCGCCATATCCAGCCCGATGATGGCCTCGACCTCTTCCGGATAAAGCTGCTTCCACCGGATCGCCTCCAGGCCGGACATCGAATGCGGGACCAGGATATATGGGCCCTTAAGGCCTGAATCCGACAAAGCCTGCCGCTGGAAGGACACCAGCGCATCTATGTCGCAGGGAGCTTCGTGCAGGTCGGATTCCCCGTATCCGAATTTCTCGATCACGACAATCCGGTAGATACCGCTCAGCTTCTCATAAAGGATTTTGAAATCAAGCGCGGGAGAGACGGTACCGGAGCCGGACATGAAGACAAGCGTCGTCCCGCTCTCGGCGCCCGTCACAAAAATATGCATCCTGTGCCCGTCAACCAGGGCAAATTCAGAGCGATACGCCATATCAGCCTTCAGCTTATTCATCACGGACACGCGCAGGCCTGAAGGCCGTGTTGTTTTTCAGCTTCTCCTCGCTGACCGTGGGCACGACGGGCCGGATCGTCCCGTCTTCGTTGTAGTAGAGGTAGTCGACGCAGACAGAGCGGTGGAGCGAGCCGAAGCCGGGCCAGTCCGGGCAGTTGTAGTTGCCCAGGTCGCCGGTATGGTAGAACAGGAACCAGTCGGCGCCGAACTGCACGATGCTGTGGTGGTTGGTCCCGCTGCTCACCGGGCCCAGGATGACGCCCTTGTACTCATAGGGGCCCAGCGGGCTGTCGGCCATCGCATAGGCAATCTGCGGCTGATGGCCGTTGAAGGGGCTGTTGCTGTAGGAGAGATAATACTTGCCGTTGTATTTGTGCACCCAGGCCGCCTCGAAGAACTCTTCCAGGCCCTCGATGATGTGCACTTCCCCGTCGTAGGAGACCATGTCTTCGTTCAGCTTGATGCAGCAGCAGGTATTCTGCCCAACGAACATATAAGCCTGCCCGTCGTCGTCAATAAAGACGCACGGGTCGATGAAATCGCGGTCGCAGACGACGCCCGGAGAGTCGATGGACAGCAGCGGACGGCCCAGCGGGTCCGCGAACGGCCCCCAGGGATGGTCCGACACGGCGACGCCGATATACTTGACATCCGTCGGATAATAGAGATAATACTTCCCGTTCCGCTCCACGCAGTCGGGCGCCCACGCCCGGGTCTTCGCCCAGACCGTCTGCTCGAAAGGCCGGAAGATGACGCCCCGGTCCTCGAACGTCTGCATGTCGGCCGTCACGTAGCAGTGATAGTCTTCCATATCGAATCCCATCGCCAGGTCGCGGTCGTGGCTGGGATAGATATACAGGGAATCCCCGAAGACGTGGGCGGAAGGGTCCGCCGAGTACATGTGCGTGATGATGGGATTGCCCGCCAGCTCGAAGTGGGCGGGTTTGGGGGTGCAGGCGGCAAAAGCGCCGGCCAGGCAGACAGCGGCCAGGAGTCTCTTCATAGGCGGATTACTTCTTGCCCTTGAAGGTGTAGCCAGCGCCTTCGACGGCCGCACGGACGGCATCTTCAGCGGCGGAGCCTTTGACGGTGAGGGTCTTGCGGGCGGCGCTGGCCTGGGCGGACTCGACGCCGGGCACGGCGTCCAGGGCGCGCAGGACGGCCGCCTCGCAATGGCTGCATTTCATGCCTTCGACAACATAGACGGCCGTGTCCGGGGCCGCCTCTTTGCGGGAGAATCGTTCGAAAAGTTTCATGATCAGAGCAAATATAATCAAAAGAGTCAATACGATGGCACAGATAATCCGGAACAGGCTGGGCGTGGCCGCGCCGGCCGCGCAGCAGGCGTCGCCGGCGGTCATCGGCCGCACCGTGATGCCGACGGCGTTGACCAGCAGGCCAAACAGGATGGAGAAGCCCACGATCACCAGCAGGTAGATGGCCGTAAAACGGCCTCCCAGCGCCTTCCGGACGACCAGGATGGACGCCATGTTGACGGCCGGCCCGGCCATCAGCATCACCAGCGCAGCGCCCGGCGAAAGGCCTTTCAGCATCAGCGCCGCGGCCACGGGAATACTGCCGGTCGAACAGATGTACATCGGCACGGCGACGACCAGGATCACGAGCATCTGCAGCAGGGGCTGCTTGCCGAAATGCAGGAAGAATTCGTCCGGGACGGCGACCTGGATGAGCGCCGCCACCAGCAGGCCGATGACCAGGCGCCCGCCGATGTTCTGCATCATCTCGAAGAACGCATAGCGCAGCACCCGCCAGATCCGGCTGCCGCTCTCTACGCGGCAGCTGTCCGCCGACGCAACTACAGCATCGTCCTCTTTCACCAGGCGGTTGACCAGCAGGCCGCCGCAGATGCCGGTGACGAGCGCCGCGACGGGGCGGATGACGGCAAAGCCGAGCCCCAGCAGCGAAAACGTCGCCAGGATGGAATCAACGCCCGTCTGCGGCGTCGCGATCAGGAAAGACGCGACGGCGCCCTTGGACGCCTTCTCGTTCCGCAGGCCGATGGCCGTCGGGATCACGCCGCAGGAGCACAGCGGCAGCGGCACGCCCAGCAGCGCCGCCCAGACCACGGCCCACTTGTTGTCCTTCGACAGATAACGGGTATAGAAGCGCCGGGGCACGAAGACGTGCAGCACCCCCGCGATCAGGAAGCCCAGCAGCAGGTACGGGCTCATTTCGCCCGTCACCATCAACAATGACCGGAAGAATTCACGCATATCCAACACAAAGCTACGAACCTTTTCCGAATCGGTCAATCCTCATTCATAGCGAAAAACCAACGCATCACACCTTCCAGCCGGAGCAGGCTGGCCTTCCTGTCAAGGCCGCCGGCATAGCCGGTGAGCGCGCCGCCGGCGCCCACGACCCTGTGGCAAGGGACGATGAGCGAGATGGGATTGTGTCCCACCGCTCCGCCGACCGCCTGGGCGGACATCCGGGCGGCTCCCATCCGTTCCGCAACCCGCTTCGCGATTTCCCCGTAGGTCATCGTCTTGCCGTAAGGAATCGTCAGGAGGATTTCCCAGACGGCCGTGCGGAACGGAGCGGCGTGCAGGGCAAGCCGCGGCGTGAATCCCGGCTCCCGCCCGCTGAAATAGATGTCCAGCCAGCGGCAGGTATCCGCAAAGACAGGAAGCATCTTCTCTTCGCACCCCACCGGCAGCGGATTGGCATAACGCTCCTGCTCATCGAACCAGAGCCCGGCGAGTGAAGTGCCGTCACTGCCGAGGGTCATGCCCCCGAGCGGCGACTCATAGTGCCATACATACATTTCAATACTGCTCTATAGTTGTTTAGCACGAACGTCAAGGAATGTCAGGATGAGGCGGCGGACAAGGTGCCGGCAGAACAGGAAAAGATGCCCCGTACCGTCTATTTGGATCGTTTCAATCATTTCTATTTCAGCGGCACGCCGTGCGTGTTTTTGACTTCCTTCATCACGAACACGCTGTGGAAGTAGCCCACGCTGTCGATATTGCCCAGCTTCGTGCGCATGAACTCCTGGTACGAGTCCATGTCCCGCGTCTGGATCTTCAGCGTGAAATCGTATTCGCCGCTCGTGTTGTAGCATTCCGTTATCTCTTCGATGCCCTGGATGGCTTCCATGAAGTTGTCCATCAGCACCTGCGAGTGCTGCTTCAGGCGCATGTTGCACAAGACCGTGATTCCGTTGCCGGTTTTCTTCGCGTCAAGGATGGCGTGGTAGCCCTTGATGAAGCCCTCGCGCTCCAGCCGCTTCTGGCGGTCGAAGGCCGGCGAAGCCGAGAGATTGACCCGGGCGGCCAGCTCCTTCACGGTAAGTGTCGAATCGTCCTGCAAGATGCGCAGGATCTTGCGATCGGTGTTGTCGAGTTCGTCGTAAGTCATCATTTTACAGAATAATAT
The sequence above is a segment of the Bacteroidales bacterium WCE2004 genome. Coding sequences within it:
- a CDS encoding Type III restriction enzyme, res subunit, with amino-acid sequence MPDSILHFNGEWRSYQKRILDDLDFHLRDDKLHVVAAPGAGKTTLGIEVISRLNRPSLILCPTNTIKNQWKERIRTSFLQEKDYGIVSTDIHKPGYITVITYQALLAAFCGFDDETEDNRPEDEERTEKEYTITASSRFRMEKAEDIIGILESAKVSLLCFDEAHHLRKEWWKALTYLNEHLKPEQTLALTATPPYDADLNEWKRYQALCGDIDEVISIPELVKNGDLCPHQDFIHFSQLHQRERELLERHRQNVNVLMEKLREDTRLQDLLSKMRFLQASDEDTEAILESPDFYVSIAALLNENGYAIPSRFLDLFDASAGDIPRFDIKQATVFLNGFIHVENEEWKDLEAIKSEYFNLAKRTGLTDGKRVVLDGNDKFCRQIAGSIGKLDSIVSIVDLESSLLKDNLRMVILADFIRMNDTDCSTLGVVPIWRKLKDIFRDRISLGVLCGSLILLPKNIIGRLQKLISDNGIADDAISIDRFGADDNYVRIVPREGIRNHIVRLVTDMFNAGDLTVLVGTQALLGEGWDAPSINSLILSSTVSSYMLSNQMRGRAIRIDRNHPDKVSNIWHLATYDPKFGNFSFDLSQLATRFEGYEAPSYFGKHEIVSGIERVLIPNLLGVPETNIALAKNRDLTRRWWKDALYTGYGNTPPIGLSTGVQAEALTVKSLRYTGYMYYIWLLLPLAMFLFYRPNPVRGIVLAVVVLLIGIIAWHFCRTGTVEGVMKQIAIVILETLSDQGLIKTSIKQVGLKVHDENGELFVSCANLPADENNLFIQSLQEFLDPVENPRYLLVKRSRFLKRIRQTDYFAIPSAISPNKKGVEIFKGLWKLYIGDCDIIYTRSAEGRRVLLKARKYAFSAIKKKASKRLSKWQ
- a CDS encoding Lrp/AsnC family transcriptional regulator, leucine-responsive regulatory protein, whose product is MTYDELDNTDRKILRILQDDSTLTVKELAARVNLSASPAFDRQKRLEREGFIKGYHAILDAKKTGNGITVLCNMRLKQHSQVLMDNFMEAIQGIEEITECYNTSGEYDFTLKIQTRDMDSYQEFMRTKLGNIDSVGYFHSVFVMKEVKNTHGVPLK
- a CDS encoding CubicO group peptidase, beta-lactamase class C family produces the protein MKTLVKNFIALVCAFVCTACSQQTIEQKLDAYFDALDGHFMGSVVVRQDGKTIYQRSLGWADVENRIPATAETQYRIGSISKTFTAVLVMKAAAEGRLSLNDPIAKYFPDAQIPNAEQVTIDQLLQHRSGLVDIVNDRTFEYLTYYTTPQTRRQILERVAAAGTNFQPGSEFRYSNTGYNLLGYILEDVWEKPYAEIVNEQIVGLLNLQHTRFSEAVEPLRGDARSYTLLDNWQVQPETDASVAIGAGAMASTPAELAKFGEALVGDVFGDSIFEQMKQVKDAYGRGLVEFTYGDQTGYGHAGLIDGFSSKLIVFDNVTIAFCSNGADYDTDQIIPNVLNALNGKEIELPDFNRYIELTPEQLASYTGVYRCDALSMEVTVNVAGSRLSVQAAGQPSFPLDAVSADQFENESMGVSITVAADRKTITLNQMGQQIEFVRVGDAVPEISIH
- a CDS encoding TfoX N-terminal domain-containing protein, yielding MACNPDFVQYIIDQCSGAGEIAVKKMMGDYCAYCDGVLFGLICDNNLYVKVTEPGRAVLKDVILRPPYDGAKDYFYIADVDDQDYLVSLIKTTLPALPKPKAKKNPMK
- a CDS encoding transcription elongation factor GreA, whose amino-acid sequence is MEYLSKQKYDEIAAELKHLINEVYPKVQDELAEASAQGDRSDNAGYREARRIQGKTISRIRFLQKVLEYSRVIDPDALPKDRVSLLSRVEFTNLATSKRMKFEIVSPHEMDLEAGKISLKSPIGAALMGKKVGEIAEAHVPSGVLRLRIDSISFD
- a CDS encoding Glycosyl hydrolases family 43, whose translation is MKRLLAAVCLAGAFAACTPKPAHFELAGNPIITHMYSADPSAHVFGDSLYIYPSHDRDLAMGFDMEDYHCYVTADMQTFEDRGVIFRPFEQTVWAKTRAWAPDCVERNGKYYLYYPTDVKYIGVAVSDHPWGPFADPLGRPLLSIDSPGVVCDRDFIDPCVFIDDDGQAYMFVGQNTCCCIKLNEDMVSYDGEVHIIEGLEEFFEAAWVHKYNGKYYLSYSNSPFNGHQPQIAYAMADSPLGPYEYKGVILGPVSSGTNHHSIVQFGADWFLFYHTGDLGNYNCPDWPGFGSLHRSVCVDYLYYNEDGTIRPVVPTVSEEKLKNNTAFRPARVRDE
- a CDS encoding Phospholipid methyltransferase → MKQRDHLPFFGIGPYYVAIIAILTAVGMILSARGCLDSGIIPALKTPMLVLGILAILLGAFIWVYAFFFDKIDDAIKNNRLCTDGIYAWVRNPLYVGWMFICIGASLFAGNLWLLVLPFIFWGLMALMMSLTEEKWLRDRYGAEYEAYCKRVNRTWPWFPRKRGDRIRDSYRQSRNIYDDVLTRATWWSRLYMDIFWGGVDDNAIARKVLSYIPDDFSGRLLDVPVGTGVFTAAKYAALEMADLTCLDYSADMLAQAKERFAQAGIGNVRLVQGDVGALPFDDGAFDLVLTMNGFHAFPDKEKAYSEVDRVLKAGGGLVGCFCIRGESRRTDWLMDRILSRKGWFTPPFETFGSLQARLEKGYTLDEFHKEGSIVYFKATKTNMNS
- a CDS encoding Pimeloyl-ACP methyl ester carboxylesterase (manually curated) yields the protein MNKLKADMAYRSEFALVDGHRMHIFVTGAESGTTLVFMSGSGTVSPALDFKILYEKLSGIYRIVVIEKFGYGESDLHEAPCDIDALVSFQRQALSDSGLKGPYILVPHSMSGLEAIRWKQLYPEEVEAIIGLDMATPITYGEWGPEMVARRIRLMKRMRKCLERGLLFWFPLNTRGLTKEEICRQRQLWKRNAFNGCYVKEAEAVIGNAEAVETAGGIDCPILMFVSNGKEVSSNWRANCQRFAGQMHAEMVLLDCGHYVHHYASDTICREMERFIARTVNRT
- a CDS encoding methylated-DNA-[protein]-cysteine S-methyltransferase, yielding MYVWHYESPLGGMTLGSDGTSLAGLWFDEQERYANPLPVGCEEKMLPVFADTCRWLDIYFSGREPGFTPRLALHAAPFRTAVWEILLTIPYGKTMTYGEIAKRVAERMGAARMSAQAVGGAVGHNPISLIVPCHRVVGAGGALTGYAGGLDRKASLLRLEGVMRWFFAMNED